The Euwallacea fornicatus isolate EFF26 chromosome 5, ASM4011564v1, whole genome shotgun sequence genome includes the window GTACTGAGGCTATCCTGATCCAGGCTTCGTacttttttgatttacagTATATGTGGCAACGTCGCAAGGGTAAATATATAGAGTGGTTTAATTTGGAAATCGTTTTTTCGACCGTCGCAAGGTACTTATTGTGGAACTTTCAAttcttgataaatttgttCGTTTGAGGCtctgaaagttaaaaaacgGTTAAAGATAGGCAAATGTATGAGTGCATCTGAAGTGAAACTTGTGATATGTAgcttttaaatatgtaaaaatacaGAAGGcgatccattaaaaaaatttgctttttggtcattgaaaaatgattatatcaaaaataacctaagtcaaaatcgattattttgaGGTGTTGCCAAGCTTCGTATTTGCCacgtttttgaatatttttaaatatttttaaatatttttggtttccGACCATTTAACTTgcttctttttatttatattttttgcagaATTCCCCAACATATATTTCTCGACGTtgccatatatttttttcattttccagaataattttttttcgcacaaagcagaattgaaaaatgtgcaGATAGCCTTTTTGTAggcatttttgcaatttttatattagcGACGTTGCCAAACCGCAAAAGAGCATCCGAGGCACTAATTTGATTCCCTTTTTTAGACGCTTTTTTTACCAGTTTGAGACACCTCAAGCCACGTAGTCGGATATTTGATGTCTTGGTTTAACAATCACGCAAAGGGCGCTCCATTTGTGTATTGTCCTACATTCAACTGTGTACTATTTAAATGCCAAATACAAGGTTGCCATTTAGATTTTTTGCGTCGCCTTGTATACTGCATTTGAAAAGTTCGTCTGTTCCACTTGTATGTAGTTGCAACCCAGAATGAAGAATAATTTGGACAAGGTACGTATATGTTTCGTGTTTTTCTCTCTCGATGTGTTTATGCCGAAATCCTACTCATTTTCATCGTTTAGCGCCAGTTGTGCAATTATTAGCGAATCACTCGAACGATGCGGTAAAACGTAGTGCCTTCCTGGCCTCATCTGGCGGCAATAAAACAAAGGCAATCTAATTATCTATTAATAAAACCACACGCGCACAATTAGCGCTTCaaatccacaaaaaaaatgcaaatattggGGCGCGTTAATTAAAAcgagaaatttcattttgtattaaaaagcACAAAGTCAATACTGAAATTCAGTTTCTGTTCCTGCCAGTTTTCAGCTATCGTGTTTTTTAGGCCAAAATTCCTGCCCTACAAGTACCTCACTGACTATCGGCGCAACTACTATGACGACGTCATAGACTTCCTTGACAAGAGAAACAGGGGAATAACGCGAGATATTCCAGTGGCGCAGACGTGGGCGGAACGGGTGCTGCGATCTTGCACCAAGGACACGTTGCAGGCCTTCAGGCTTAAGCTGCAAGACAAGCGACTGGTCGAAGAAACTAAATTTAGCGGCAAGTTCCAGCTGCATCACGGCAAAAATTACATCTGCAAGAGATACTACAGCATACTGTATTGAGATTTATGCTTGAGTAgggttaaaataaataaattatttatattttgttgtgTTTCCTTCGTTCATCAGACCCTAGATGATGCTACATCTAATCCTAACTGAAAATCGCCTAATCTTAAATAATTCCCCTGGATGACGTTACGTCCCAATTATGATTTATCCATAACTAAAGACAATTTTTCTAGGCCGAAATATCTCCAATACAATTGCATATACGACTACCGAAAGAGTTACTATGAGGACGTTTTGGCGGCTGTAGAGAGCCGCAGGAAAGGTCTGTATCGTGctaaatatatatacagggtgtgcgcAACTGGACATGCATTGTAGGGTATCGAAGAAACATTCCAAGAGCTCAAACCTGGGCGGAAAGAGTGCTGCGCAGCCACAGTAGCCCTAGGTACAAGGTGCAGGCCTTCGATCAGTTTTTGGAAGATCTTAAGCTAGTCACTAGGACTGAGGTCAGCAGGAAACTGTATGCTTCCCAATCTTTGGCTAATTTTAATAGGAGATACACTTCAAGGCTTTAGTTTTTGATGTAATACAAAATGTTGTAGTTATATTGAAGTTTATTTGATCGCCTCTACTCCAGAAATCACTTTACAAGCCACCATCGACATTTTACTTTCGTGCTCTATAGAAAACTACGTGTTCGTTTCATACATCATTCAGAACATCGATGGTCCGCTATCTAACATGCACTATCGATGTTCTGATTTGATTGAGCGCTACGTCTTCTACACACATCTAATTGAAAAGCACAACGTCGATGGTGGTGGTATCTAACAGTACCTGCGAAGGCTCTTCGCCTGTGATAACCGGGCCGTGACGTACCACCTAATGATTACTGGTACCACCGAATCCGGAAAAACGCGGAAAGAGTCTGAAGTCAGTCAGTCAGTAACGCCTGGTGCCATCGGGCTCTCTTTGAGGCAATGTTTTGACGCCGGTTTCGAGTTGAAAAATGCCGTGAGGCTGAATCGGTTTATAGACAATTTCGAAGGATAATAATGGACACGCAGTGGCGTAAAATGTTCGGAAACAAGTTGCGCGTGCTCCTGCTGATTTTATTTACGGTAAGTTCCTTTGGATTGTGCATTATTTGTAGTTCCTGTGAATTGTTGTTGGCTGCGAATTTTGTCCACGGTTAATCGTCGATGGGAGTTTCATCACTGTgcattttgttttgattttttttgaggGAGAATATTTgcgattttcaattttttgtcaCAAAATCTTCCTAGATATTTAATAATCTAAGAGTACATTTAGGATAGGAATTTGCCGCCTGTGACTACGGCTTTCTTACCCAATTCACCGGCTCCGCTTAGTCACAAAGCGACGTTTTGACAGTGGTTAAATCTGCGAAAGTGACACGCAGAAACCACTGAAATCGAGTTTCTTGCGGCAAAAATTTGATTAGActacaaagaaaaaagtaacCGTTCACCGACGATTCTTCTcgaatttgaatgaaaacgaaaaaagtGGATTAGTTTTAGCGAAAACAAAGGCCAGTACTCGACCTGAAGAAGCCACTGAGTTTTCTATGAAATTCATCACTTATTACACACTGACGGGCTGTGAATTtggttaacaaaaaaaaaaaaagaaattgtggCTGAAAATGTGGGTTAACGATaggtataaatttgaattttgttccTTTCCAGCTATTGAATATTATCTAAAAGAAGCATCATTCTAACGGTCTTGATTTGGGCTTTCACATCAGCGTCAAAACCGGATACATTGTCAATTAATTAATGCTCATTTTTCATCTTCACCTAGAAGAAATCGGGCACACCTATACAGGAAAAATTACGGtgaattatttcaatgatTAGAGTGCAAAAATCCATCTTCTCCTTATACGGATGTGATATGTAATGCGCACAGATGTTGGTACGATACCATAACGTTTTTATATAGGCATTCCTCGACTTGTAACCTCGATCGattatgaataataattacaaatcTGCACATTAACACGGATATGAAGAATCGTCGTGTTTGTTCACGTCTATTATGCTCATTCTCGCAGTTGCGTGTTTGTTTTAGTCTCGTTTATGAGTAGAAAATCGCCTCTAAAGCACGGTGTCGCGAGCTTTAAGATACCGGAAAAATCCGGCAATTTCACAGTCGATTTGTCCGAGTAACCTGCTTACTGACCGCCCCCGGTCACTGCCGGCGATTGTACGAACTTACCCGTATACATTTCATTCACTTCGTTTCGGTTTAGTGGTTTTAAAGTGGCTTGCACTTATCGAAGTGTAACGCAACTGTTTATCCGCCTTCTTCGCAAAAGGCcgaaaaaaatgcaagaatCGTCCACAATATATACATGAGTTCGAACTCTAAAACGCCTTTAGTCTGTGCATTGTCCGCAAAGTCCACATGAGAGTCAACGCTAATGTAGTCATTATCCAGCGTTTCCAAAAATCAGTCACGTTAAAACAGTGGTGCCATCtaatgttaatatttaaattcgcAAACCgcta containing:
- the fln gene encoding flightin isoform X2, with amino-acid sequence MDDDGADWLSAADEPEPEPVAASPAASVAAPAADAAPSGDAPAEDPVAKGVEPVEAADEYLDPDKLLLFKHWIRPKFLPYKYLTDYRRNYYDDVIDFLDKRNRGITRDIPVAQTWAERVLRSCTKDTLQAFRLKLQDKRLVEETKFSGKFQLHHGKNYICKRYYSILY
- the fln gene encoding flightin isoform X1, which encodes MDDDGADWLSAADEPEPEPVAASPAASVAAPAADAAPSGDAPAEDPVAKGVEPVEAADEYLDPDKLLLFKHWIRPKYLQYNCIYDYRKSYYEDVLAAVESRRKGYRRNIPRAQTWAERVLRSHSSPRYKVQAFDQFLEDLKLVTRTEVSRKLYASQSLANFNRRYTSRL